One Pseudomonas abieticivorans genomic region harbors:
- the yedA gene encoding drug/metabolite exporter YedA yields MPASPRFPLLLIGSFLALYLVWGSTYLFIRIGVASWPPMLMAGIRFMVAGSLLYAFLRWRGAPAPTWQQWKAAGCIGFLLLSCGNGGVTVAEHAGVASGVAALAVATVPLFTLLFSLWFGHRNTRLEWAGILLGLVGIGLLNLGSNLQSSPMGSALILFAAASWAFGSVWSKKLPLPQGAMASAAQMLVGGAVLLLGSLVSGERMTAMPTAAGWGALAYLIFFGSILAFSAYMYLLKHVRPAAATSYAYVNPAVAVLLGIAFAGETVGPAECLAMAVIIGAVVLIGLPQWRKQEGALTR; encoded by the coding sequence ATGCCTGCCTCCCCGCGCTTCCCTTTGCTATTGATCGGCTCCTTCCTGGCGTTGTACCTGGTGTGGGGGTCTACCTACCTGTTCATTCGGATTGGCGTGGCGTCCTGGCCGCCGATGCTGATGGCGGGTATCCGCTTCATGGTCGCAGGGTCGTTGTTGTATGCCTTCTTGCGCTGGCGTGGCGCGCCGGCACCCACCTGGCAGCAATGGAAGGCGGCCGGTTGCATTGGCTTTTTGCTGCTCAGTTGCGGCAATGGCGGGGTCACGGTGGCGGAGCACGCGGGTGTGGCTTCCGGCGTGGCAGCACTGGCCGTGGCCACGGTGCCGCTGTTCACCTTGCTGTTCAGCCTGTGGTTCGGCCACCGCAATACCCGGCTGGAATGGGCAGGCATCCTGCTCGGCCTGGTCGGTATCGGTTTGCTCAACCTGGGCTCAAACCTTCAATCCAGCCCGATGGGTTCGGCGTTGATCCTGTTCGCCGCCGCCTCCTGGGCCTTCGGCTCGGTGTGGAGCAAGAAATTGCCGCTGCCCCAGGGCGCCATGGCCAGCGCCGCGCAGATGCTGGTGGGCGGTGCAGTGTTGTTGCTGGGCAGCCTGGTCAGTGGTGAACGCATGACGGCGATGCCAACCGCAGCCGGGTGGGGCGCGCTGGCCTATCTGATATTTTTTGGCTCGATCCTGGCGTTCAGCGCCTACATGTACCTGCTCAAGCACGTGCGCCCGGCAGCCGCGACCAGCTATGCCTACGTCAACCCGGCGGTGGCGGTGTTGTTGGGCATCGCCTTTGCCGGTGAAACCGTCGGCCCGGCCGAGTGCCTGGCCATGGCGGTGATCATTGGCGCCGTGGTATTGATCGGCCTGCCGCAATGGCGCAAGCAGGAAGGGGCGCTGACAAGGTAA
- a CDS encoding DEAD/DEAH box helicase → MTFATLGLIEPLLRALETLGYQTPTPVQAQAIPAVLAGRDLMAAAQTGTGKTAGFALPILQRLTMEGPKVASNCVRALVLVPTRELAEQVHANIQEYGEHLPLSTYAVYGGVSINPQMMKLRKGVDVLVATPGRLLDLYRQNAVKFSQLETLVLDEADRMLDLGFSEELRDIYAALPKKRQTLLFSATFSDAIRLLAGQMLNDPLSIEVSPRNVAASSVKQWIVTVDKKRKAELFIHLLKKQKWTQVLVFAKTRNGVDALVERLQGLGINADGIHGDKPQATRQRALDRFKASEVQILVATDVAARGLDIDDLPTVVNFDLPIVAEDYIHRIGRTGRAGLTGEAISLVCADEVQLLSAIETLTRQALKRVDESGFEPDHRVPETTASGEVIKKPKKPKKPKVSGGKKTLGKWTDSGDSPIDAAPPVKPVRKVPVFNTGPRKRKP, encoded by the coding sequence ATGACATTCGCCACCCTTGGCCTGATCGAACCCTTGCTGCGCGCGCTGGAAACCCTTGGCTACCAGACGCCGACCCCTGTCCAGGCCCAGGCCATCCCGGCGGTACTGGCCGGGCGCGACCTGATGGCCGCTGCCCAGACCGGCACCGGTAAAACCGCAGGTTTCGCCTTGCCGATCCTGCAGCGCCTGACCATGGAAGGGCCTAAAGTGGCCAGCAACTGCGTACGGGCCTTGGTATTGGTGCCGACCCGCGAACTGGCCGAGCAGGTGCACGCCAACATTCAGGAGTACGGCGAGCACCTGCCCCTGAGCACTTACGCGGTGTATGGCGGGGTCAGCATCAACCCGCAGATGATGAAGCTGCGCAAGGGCGTCGACGTGCTGGTGGCCACCCCCGGTCGCCTGCTGGACCTGTATCGCCAGAACGCCGTCAAGTTCAGCCAACTGGAAACCCTGGTGCTGGACGAAGCCGACCGCATGCTCGACCTGGGCTTTTCCGAAGAGCTGCGCGATATTTACGCGGCCTTGCCGAAAAAGCGCCAGACCCTGCTGTTCTCGGCCACCTTCTCCGACGCCATCCGCCTGCTGGCCGGGCAGATGCTCAACGATCCGCTCAGCATCGAGGTCAGCCCGCGCAACGTGGCGGCCTCCTCGGTCAAGCAGTGGATTGTTACCGTGGACAAGAAGCGCAAGGCGGAACTGTTCATCCACCTGCTGAAAAAGCAGAAGTGGACGCAAGTGCTGGTGTTCGCCAAGACCCGTAACGGTGTCGACGCTTTGGTCGAGCGCCTGCAAGGGCTGGGCATCAACGCCGACGGCATCCACGGCGACAAGCCCCAGGCGACCCGCCAGCGGGCACTGGACCGCTTCAAGGCCAGCGAAGTACAGATCCTGGTCGCCACCGACGTGGCCGCCCGTGGCCTGGACATCGACGACCTGCCGACCGTGGTCAACTTCGACCTGCCGATCGTTGCCGAAGACTACATCCACCGCATTGGCCGTACCGGGCGTGCCGGCTTGACCGGCGAGGCGATCTCGCTGGTGTGTGCCGACGAGGTGCAACTGCTCTCGGCCATCGAGACCTTGACCCGTCAGGCCCTCAAGCGGGTCGACGAGAGTGGCTTCGAGCCCGATCACCGCGTACCGGAAACCACCGCCAGCGGCGAAGTGATCAAAAAGCCGAAAAAACCGAAAAAGCCGAAGGTGTCGGGCGGCAAGAAAACCTTGGGTAAATGGACCGACAGCGGCGACAGCCCGATCGATGCGGCGCCGCCGGTGAAGCCGGTGCGCAAGGTGCCGGTGTTCAATACCGGGCCGCGCAAGCGTAAGCCTTAA
- a CDS encoding TIGR03862 family flavoprotein has product MPDSSPALPERVAIIGGGPAGLMAAEVLGTAGVQVDLYDGMPSVGRKFLLAGVGGMNITHSEPYPAFVRRYAERSAQIDTLLQGCDAEQLCAWIHGLGIETFVGTSGRVFPTDMKAAPLLRAWLKRLRDSGVAIHTRHRWLGWNADGTLRIAHPDGELAISADAVVLALGGGSWARLGSDAAWLPWLAQRGVAIAPLQPANCGFEVAAWSDLLREKFAGAPLKNVAMQLSGQPPRLGEAVLTAGGVEGSLVYALSAQIREQINQAGTATLYLDLLPDRPAAKIEALLRKPRGSRSMAKHLHSQLGIDGVKAALLRELTGKDCFADPALLARAIKALPITLVRPRPLDEAISTAGGVRFEAMDAGLMLTQVPGVFCAGEMLDWEAPTGGYLLTACFASGRRAGSGALEWLRGLRG; this is encoded by the coding sequence ATGCCCGATTCCAGCCCTGCCCTGCCTGAACGCGTCGCCATCATCGGCGGTGGCCCGGCCGGCCTGATGGCCGCCGAAGTGCTGGGCACCGCCGGTGTGCAGGTGGACCTGTACGATGGCATGCCTTCGGTGGGGCGCAAGTTCCTGCTGGCGGGCGTGGGCGGCATGAACATTACCCATTCGGAACCCTACCCGGCCTTTGTCAGGCGCTATGCCGAGCGCAGCGCCCAGATCGACACCCTGCTGCAGGGCTGTGACGCCGAGCAGCTGTGCGCCTGGATTCACGGGCTGGGCATCGAAACCTTCGTCGGCACCTCGGGCCGCGTATTCCCTACCGACATGAAGGCTGCCCCGCTGTTGCGCGCCTGGCTCAAGCGCCTGCGCGACAGCGGCGTGGCCATCCACACCCGGCACCGCTGGCTGGGCTGGAACGCCGACGGCACCTTGCGCATCGCCCACCCCGACGGCGAGTTGGCCATCAGTGCCGATGCCGTGGTGCTGGCCTTGGGCGGCGGCAGTTGGGCCCGGCTGGGCTCAGATGCGGCCTGGCTGCCGTGGCTGGCACAGCGCGGTGTGGCTATCGCCCCATTGCAGCCGGCCAACTGCGGCTTTGAAGTGGCGGCCTGGAGCGATCTACTGCGCGAAAAATTCGCCGGCGCGCCACTGAAAAACGTCGCCATGCAGTTATCCGGGCAGCCGCCGCGCCTGGGCGAGGCAGTGCTGACCGCTGGCGGCGTGGAAGGCAGCCTGGTCTACGCCCTGTCGGCGCAGATTCGCGAGCAGATCAACCAGGCCGGCACGGCCACCCTGTACCTGGACCTGCTGCCGGACCGACCTGCGGCTAAAATTGAAGCGCTGCTGCGCAAACCCCGTGGCTCGCGTTCGATGGCCAAGCACCTGCACAGTCAACTGGGCATCGATGGGGTAAAAGCGGCGTTGTTGCGTGAGCTGACTGGCAAGGACTGCTTTGCCGACCCAGCGTTGCTGGCGCGGGCGATCAAGGCGTTGCCGATAACGTTGGTGCGCCCGCGGCCGCTGGACGAGGCGATCAGTACGGCTGGTGGGGTGCGGTTCGAAGCGATGGATGCAGGCTTGATGCTCACGCAGGTGCCAGGGGTGTTCTGTGCCGGCGAGATGCTCGACTGGGAGGCGCCGACGGGTGGCTACCTGTTGACCGCCTGCTTTGCCAGCGGGCGCCGCGCGGGGTCTGGTGCGCTTGAATGGCTGCGCGGCCTTCGCGGATGA
- a CDS encoding histone deacetylase family protein: MPLPLIYHDDYSPEFPPEHRFPMDKFRLLRDHLVASGLTTDAALLRPELCPSELLALAHDPDYIDRYMSGELPREDQRRLGLPWSEALARRTVRAVGGSVLAAEQALQHGLACHLAGGTHHAHYDHPAGFCIFNDLAVISRYLLASGRVDRVLIFDCDVHQGDGTARILADTPQAITVSLHCEKNFPARKADSDWDIPLPMGMGDADYLQVVDDTLNYLLPLYQPDLVLYDAGVDVHKDDALGYLQLTDQGVSSRDERVMRHCLGRDIPVMGVIGGGYSKDRPALARRHGLLHLSAQRVWTDLGL, translated from the coding sequence ATGCCGCTGCCACTGATCTACCACGACGACTACAGCCCTGAGTTCCCACCGGAACATCGCTTCCCGATGGACAAGTTCCGCCTGCTGCGCGATCACCTGGTGGCCAGCGGGCTGACCACCGACGCCGCTTTGCTGCGCCCTGAGCTGTGCCCCTCCGAGCTGCTGGCGCTGGCCCACGACCCTGACTATATCGATCGATACATGAGCGGCGAGTTGCCCCGCGAAGACCAGCGGCGCCTTGGCCTGCCCTGGAGCGAAGCGCTGGCCCGGCGCACGGTGCGCGCGGTCGGTGGGTCGGTGCTGGCGGCCGAACAAGCCTTGCAGCACGGCCTGGCCTGCCACCTGGCCGGCGGCACCCACCATGCTCATTATGACCATCCTGCCGGTTTCTGCATTTTCAATGACCTGGCAGTGATCAGCCGCTACCTGTTGGCCAGCGGCCGGGTGGACCGGGTGCTGATTTTCGACTGCGACGTGCACCAGGGCGACGGCACCGCGCGCATCCTCGCCGATACGCCGCAAGCCATCACCGTGTCGCTGCACTGCGAGAAGAACTTCCCGGCGCGCAAGGCCGACAGCGACTGGGACATCCCGCTGCCCATGGGCATGGGCGACGCGGATTACCTGCAGGTGGTGGACGACACCCTGAATTACCTGTTGCCGCTGTACCAACCGGACCTGGTGCTGTACGACGCTGGCGTCGACGTGCACAAGGACGATGCCTTGGGCTACCTGCAACTGACCGATCAGGGGGTCAGCAGCCGCGACGAGCGGGTGATGCGCCACTGCCTGGGCCGTGACATTCCCGTGATGGGCGTGATCGGCGGCGGCTACAGCAAGGACCGCCCGGCCCTGGCCCGCCGCCACGGCCTGTTGCACCTCAGCGCGCAACGGGTGTGGACCGATCTTGGGCTGTAA
- a CDS encoding GNAT family N-acetyltransferase, with product MIVELESARLLLRQWRDEDLPEFAALCADPQVMRYFPEALSRLESAALIGRIRGHFNEHGFGLWALERKDTGAFIGFTGLGVVGFDAPFAPAVEIGWRLGRRHWGLGFASEAAWTALRCGFGQLGLEQVVSFTALSNTPSEKVMQAIGMQRVKDGDFDHPKLPQRHPLERHLLYRISRAQWLETLHG from the coding sequence ATGATTGTGGAGCTGGAAAGCGCGCGCCTGCTGTTGCGCCAATGGCGCGACGAGGACTTGCCGGAGTTTGCCGCCCTGTGCGCCGACCCCCAGGTGATGCGCTATTTCCCCGAGGCTCTCAGCCGGCTGGAGAGTGCCGCGCTGATCGGCCGTATCCGCGGCCATTTCAACGAGCACGGTTTCGGCCTGTGGGCGCTGGAGCGCAAGGACACCGGGGCATTTATCGGCTTTACCGGGCTGGGCGTGGTGGGTTTCGATGCGCCCTTCGCCCCGGCCGTGGAGATCGGCTGGCGTCTGGGTCGTCGCCACTGGGGCTTGGGCTTTGCCAGCGAGGCCGCCTGGACGGCCCTGCGCTGTGGCTTCGGGCAACTGGGCCTGGAGCAAGTGGTGTCGTTCACCGCGCTGTCCAATACCCCGTCGGAAAAAGTCATGCAGGCCATCGGCATGCAACGCGTCAAGGACGGCGACTTCGACCACCCCAAACTCCCCCAGAGGCACCCCTTGGAGCGCCACCTGCTGTACCGGATCAGCCGCGCCCAGTGGCTGGAGACGTTGCACGGCTAA
- the tesB gene encoding acyl-CoA thioesterase II produces MSHVLDDLVDLLTLEPIEENLFRGRSQDLGFRQLFGGQVLGQSLSAASQTVEDERHVHSLHGYFLRPGDAQLPVVYMVDRVRDGGSFSTRRVTAVQKGQPIFTGSLSFQYDEEGFEHQASMPQVVGPENLPTELELTERVAHLLPEHIREKLLCAKPIEVRPVTERDPYNPLPGDPLKYVWFRADGSLPDVPALHKYLLAYASDFGLLTTALMPHGKSVWHKDMQLASLDHALWFHGNLRADEWLLYAMDSPWAANSRGFCRGSIYNRAGQLVASSAQEGLIRHRKDWA; encoded by the coding sequence ATGAGCCATGTGCTGGACGATCTGGTCGATCTGTTGACCCTGGAGCCGATCGAAGAAAACCTGTTCCGTGGCCGCAGCCAGGACCTGGGCTTCCGCCAGTTGTTCGGCGGCCAGGTGCTGGGCCAGTCGTTGTCGGCGGCCAGCCAGACGGTCGAGGACGAGCGCCACGTGCACTCGCTGCACGGCTATTTCCTGCGCCCGGGTGATGCCCAGTTGCCGGTGGTGTACATGGTTGACCGCGTGCGCGATGGCGGCAGCTTCAGCACCCGGCGCGTGACTGCGGTGCAGAAGGGCCAGCCGATCTTCACCGGCAGCCTGTCGTTCCAGTACGACGAGGAAGGTTTCGAGCACCAGGCCAGCATGCCGCAGGTGGTGGGCCCGGAAAACCTGCCCACCGAACTTGAGCTGACCGAGCGCGTGGCCCACCTGCTGCCCGAGCACATCCGCGAAAAACTGCTGTGCGCCAAGCCTATCGAGGTTCGCCCGGTCACCGAGCGCGACCCCTACAACCCGTTGCCGGGCGACCCGCTCAAGTACGTGTGGTTTCGCGCCGACGGCAGCCTGCCCGACGTGCCGGCCCTGCATAAATACCTGCTGGCCTATGCCTCGGACTTCGGCCTGTTGACCACCGCGTTGATGCCCCATGGCAAATCGGTTTGGCACAAGGACATGCAACTGGCCAGCCTGGATCACGCCCTGTGGTTCCACGGCAACCTGCGTGCCGACGAGTGGCTGCTGTACGCGATGGACAGCCCCTGGGCCGCCAACTCCCGTGGCTTCTGCCGCGGCAGTATCTACAACCGCGCCGGCCAATTGGTAGCCTCGTCTGCCCAGGAAGGCCTGATCCGCCACCGCAAGGATTGGGCATGA
- a CDS encoding HAD family hydrolase: MSLAAIRHWVFDMDGTLTVAAHDFAAIREALQIPAEDDILTHLAGLPAEVAQAKHAWLLEHERDLAVASKPAAGAVELVRELAGRGYRLGILTRNAQELAHITLAAIGIDDCFARPDVLGREDAAPKPSPDGLLKLARAWGVKPEEMVMVGDYRFDLDCGRAAGTKTVLVNLAQNPWPELADWHAPDCGALARLI, encoded by the coding sequence ATGAGCCTGGCCGCCATTCGTCACTGGGTGTTCGACATGGACGGTACCCTGACAGTGGCGGCGCATGACTTCGCCGCCATCCGCGAGGCGCTGCAGATACCCGCCGAGGACGACATCCTTACCCACTTGGCCGGGTTGCCCGCCGAGGTCGCCCAAGCCAAGCACGCCTGGTTGCTGGAGCACGAGCGCGACCTAGCCGTCGCCTCCAAGCCTGCCGCCGGTGCGGTGGAACTGGTGCGCGAGCTGGCCGGGCGTGGCTATCGCCTGGGCATCCTGACCCGCAACGCCCAGGAGCTGGCGCACATCACCCTGGCGGCCATTGGCATCGATGACTGTTTTGCCCGGCCCGACGTGCTCGGCCGCGAAGATGCCGCGCCCAAGCCCAGCCCGGACGGCCTGCTCAAACTGGCACGGGCCTGGGGGGTAAAACCTGAAGAAATGGTCATGGTGGGCGACTACCGCTTCGACCTGGACTGCGGGCGCGCGGCAGGCACCAAGACCGTATTGGTGAACCTGGCGCAGAACCCGTGGCCGGAGTTGGCCGATTGGCATGCGCCGGATTGCGGGGCACTGGCGCGGTTGATTTGA
- a CDS encoding carbohydrate porin has product MTSGLVAGLSLGSLLAVIPNAAFADDDDWATRSTMTGDWGGERKKLMDAGVNLTGDYVSETLRNFQGGIKKGTRYTQQIRLGAQFDLNKLLGMENAGTVQFTINDRRGNSASDDLVGNRLPAQESYGGMYTRIAELSYQRSLFTPDLTTKVGFMSMGNDFGGMGVLTNFVNAGFCAHPLSMSGGSGWGNYPTGHWGAELRYKINPEWTVQTAVFQVNPDANSASRYGMRMTTDKGTGAIAPIEAIYTRSGYLEGQYKFGWYYDSSNVQKIGGTSKASGRSGAYVLADQTVWRDEADSARSLHVFGQATEADAATSPFRHWYSVGVVLHKPFANRPADTVGVAFGRAVVNPRTRAVQENAAASLAAADQIDNLDTGEQLLELSYGAQITPWLLLRPDLQYIKEPGAFYGVKRDNALLAGLQIKSTF; this is encoded by the coding sequence ATGACTTCGGGTCTGGTGGCGGGCCTGTCTTTGGGCTCGCTTCTGGCTGTTATCCCCAATGCCGCATTTGCCGACGATGATGATTGGGCAACGCGCTCGACCATGACCGGTGACTGGGGTGGCGAGCGCAAGAAGCTGATGGACGCGGGCGTGAACCTGACCGGTGACTACGTCTCCGAAACCCTGCGCAATTTCCAGGGTGGGATCAAGAAGGGCACGCGCTATACCCAGCAGATCCGCTTGGGCGCGCAATTCGACCTGAACAAATTGCTGGGCATGGAAAACGCCGGCACCGTCCAGTTCACGATCAACGACCGCCGCGGCAACAGCGCCTCCGACGACTTGGTGGGCAACCGCTTGCCCGCGCAGGAGTCCTACGGTGGCATGTACACCCGTATCGCCGAGCTTAGCTACCAGCGCAGCCTCTTCACCCCGGACCTGACCACCAAGGTCGGCTTCATGTCCATGGGTAACGACTTCGGTGGCATGGGCGTGCTCACCAACTTCGTCAACGCCGGCTTCTGCGCGCACCCGTTGTCGATGTCCGGTGGCAGCGGTTGGGGTAACTACCCCACCGGCCACTGGGGCGCCGAGTTGCGCTACAAGATCAACCCCGAGTGGACCGTGCAGACCGCCGTGTTCCAGGTCAACCCGGACGCCAACAGCGCGTCGCGCTATGGCATGCGCATGACCACCGACAAAGGCACCGGCGCCATCGCCCCGATCGAGGCGATCTACACCCGCTCCGGCTACCTGGAAGGCCAGTACAAGTTCGGCTGGTACTACGACAGCTCCAACGTGCAGAAAATCGGTGGCACCTCCAAGGCCAGCGGTCGCAGCGGCGCCTACGTGCTGGCTGACCAGACCGTGTGGCGAGACGAAGCCGACAGTGCCCGCAGCTTGCACGTGTTTGGCCAGGCGACCGAAGCCGACGCCGCCACCTCGCCGTTCCGCCACTGGTACTCGGTGGGCGTGGTGCTGCACAAGCCGTTCGCCAATCGCCCGGCCGACACCGTGGGCGTGGCCTTTGGCCGCGCGGTGGTCAACCCGCGCACCCGTGCCGTGCAGGAAAACGCCGCTGCCAGCCTGGCTGCCGCCGACCAGATCGATAACCTGGACACCGGCGAGCAGTTACTGGAGCTCAGCTACGGCGCGCAAATCACCCCGTGGTTGCTGCTGCGCCCAGACCTTCAATACATCAAGGAGCCGGGCGCCTTTTACGGCGTGAAGCGTGACAACGCGCTGCTGGCCGGCCTGCAGATCAAAAGCACGTTCTGA
- the ypfJ gene encoding KPN_02809 family neutral zinc metallopeptidase has protein sequence MLWKKGRRSDNVVDARGDDSGAGGGGGLRIGGKGLSLTAVVLIVGFGLLTGQDPMQILGQLTGQLSQPQTAPVDNRSRPAPPANDEQADFVRAVLGDTEDTWGQIFQQAGRQYSDPKLVLFNGQVSSACGYATSATGPFYCPGDQRVYLDMAFFKEMAQRFSAAGDFAQAYVIAHEIGHHVQTLLGVSAKVDAARKAGQRMEGANGLLVRQELQADCLAGVWAYHAQKRLNWLEPGDVEEALNAANAIGDDRLQQQGQGRVVPDSFTHGTSAQRVRWFKTGFAQGQLNQCDTFGAKSL, from the coding sequence ATGCTCTGGAAAAAAGGCAGGCGCAGCGACAACGTCGTCGATGCACGCGGCGATGATTCGGGAGCCGGCGGTGGCGGCGGCCTGCGCATTGGCGGGAAAGGCTTGAGCCTGACCGCCGTGGTGTTGATCGTCGGCTTCGGCCTACTCACCGGGCAAGACCCCATGCAGATACTGGGGCAACTGACCGGGCAACTGAGCCAGCCGCAAACCGCCCCCGTGGATAACCGCAGCCGCCCTGCCCCGCCTGCCAACGACGAACAGGCGGATTTCGTGCGCGCGGTACTGGGCGACACCGAAGACACTTGGGGCCAGATTTTCCAGCAGGCGGGTCGCCAATACTCAGACCCCAAACTGGTGCTGTTCAATGGCCAAGTCAGTTCGGCCTGCGGTTACGCCACCTCGGCCACGGGCCCATTCTATTGCCCGGGTGACCAACGGGTGTACCTGGACATGGCGTTTTTCAAGGAAATGGCCCAGCGCTTCTCCGCGGCGGGTGACTTCGCCCAGGCCTACGTGATCGCCCACGAAATCGGCCACCACGTGCAGACCCTGCTGGGGGTGTCGGCCAAAGTGGATGCGGCGCGCAAGGCAGGGCAACGCATGGAAGGCGCCAATGGCTTGTTGGTACGGCAGGAATTGCAGGCCGATTGCCTGGCGGGGGTGTGGGCCTATCACGCGCAAAAACGCCTGAACTGGCTGGAGCCTGGGGATGTGGAAGAGGCGCTGAACGCGGCCAACGCCATTGGCGATGACCGGTTGCAGCAGCAGGGCCAGGGCCGGGTAGTACCCGACTCCTTCACCCATGGCACGTCGGCGCAGCGGGTGCGCTGGTTCAAGACCGGGTTTGCCCAAGGCCAGTTGAACCAGTGCGACACCTTTGGCGCCAAGAGCCTGTAG
- the pcaH gene encoding protocatechuate 3,4-dioxygenase subunit beta, giving the protein MSSQDTSRFIIRDRNWHPKALTPDYKTSVPRSPRQALVSIPQSASESTGPDFSHLKFGQHDNDLLLNFNNGGLPIGERIILAGRVCDQYGKPIPHTLVEIWQANAGGRYRHKNDRYLAPLDPNFGGVGRMLTDSEGYYNFRTIKPGPYPWRNGPNDWRPAHIHVSVSGPSISTRLITQLYFEGDPLIPMCPIVKSINDPQAVQSLIARLDMNHANPMDALAYRFDIVLRGQRKTHFENR; this is encoded by the coding sequence ATGTCTTCCCAAGACACCAGTCGCTTCATTATCCGTGATCGTAATTGGCACCCCAAAGCCCTGACCCCTGACTACAAGACCTCCGTGCCGCGTTCACCGCGCCAGGCCTTGGTGAGCATTCCGCAATCTGCCAGCGAATCCACCGGCCCTGATTTCTCGCACCTCAAGTTCGGCCAGCACGACAATGACCTGCTGCTGAACTTCAACAACGGCGGCTTGCCGATCGGTGAGCGCATCATCCTGGCCGGCCGCGTGTGCGACCAATACGGCAAGCCGATCCCCCATACCCTGGTGGAAATCTGGCAAGCCAATGCCGGTGGCCGCTATCGCCACAAGAACGACCGTTACCTGGCGCCGCTGGACCCCAACTTCGGGGGCGTGGGCCGCATGCTCACCGACAGCGAAGGCTACTACAACTTCCGCACCATCAAGCCGGGCCCGTACCCTTGGCGCAACGGCCCCAACGACTGGCGCCCGGCGCACATCCACGTGTCCGTCAGCGGCCCGTCGATTTCGACCCGCCTGATCACCCAGCTGTATTTCGAAGGCGACCCACTGATTCCGATGTGCCCGATCGTCAAATCGATCAACGACCCGCAAGCCGTGCAAAGCCTGATCGCCCGTCTTGATATGAACCACGCCAACCCCATGGACGCGCTGGCCTATCGCTTCGACATCGTCTTGCGCGGTCAGCGCAAGACTCACTTCGAAAACCGCTGA
- the pcaG gene encoding protocatechuate 3,4-dioxygenase subunit alpha, producing MPITLLKETPSQTAGPYVHIGLALSAAGNPPRDQEIWNEMAKPGAPGEHILLVGNVYDGNGHLVRDSFLEFWQADASGHYDMDYNLEKPFNSFGRTATTFDAGGWTLNTIKPGVVKNGAGVPMAPHINVTLFARGINIHLQTRLYFDDEGEANGKCPVLNLIEQPQRRETLVATRCEIDGKTAYRFDIRIQGEGETVFFDF from the coding sequence ATGCCTATTACTTTGCTCAAGGAAACTCCTTCTCAGACCGCTGGCCCGTATGTGCATATCGGCCTGGCCCTGTCCGCTGCCGGCAACCCGCCGCGCGACCAGGAAATCTGGAACGAGATGGCCAAGCCTGGCGCCCCCGGCGAACACATCCTGTTGGTGGGCAACGTCTACGACGGCAACGGCCACCTGGTGCGCGATTCGTTCCTGGAGTTCTGGCAGGCTGACGCCAGCGGCCACTACGACATGGACTACAACCTGGAGAAGCCGTTCAACAGCTTCGGCCGCACCGCCACCACGTTCGATGCCGGTGGCTGGACCTTGAACACCATCAAGCCGGGCGTCGTGAAAAACGGCGCCGGTGTACCGATGGCGCCGCACATCAACGTCACGTTGTTTGCCCGTGGGATCAACATCCACCTGCAAACCCGCCTGTACTTCGATGACGAAGGCGAAGCCAACGGCAAGTGCCCGGTGCTGAACCTGATCGAACAGCCACAGCGTCGCGAGACCTTGGTGGCAACCCGCTGCGAAATCGACGGCAAGACGGCCTACCGTTTTGACATCCGCATCCAGGGTGAAGGCGAGACGGTGTTTTTCGACTTCTGA